One part of the Solanum dulcamara chromosome 3, daSolDulc1.2, whole genome shotgun sequence genome encodes these proteins:
- the LOC129882960 gene encoding uncharacterized protein LOC129882960 has translation MEKIEHKNVSVNGIKMHVAEIGEGPAVLFVHGFPELWYSWRHQMLYLSNKGYRAIAPDLRGYGDTEIPSEISSYTAFHIVGDLVALLDVLDLDKVFLVGHDWGALVAWYFCLFRPDRIKALVNLSCEFRPRNPLRKPVDSLRELLGDDYYMCRFQKPGEVEEEFASIDTAKLIIGFLSSRDTRPPCIPKEIGFHQAFAHSPATLPSWLTQEDVNYYAQKLNKTGFTGGLNYYRNLDKNWELTAPFSGCKIQVPTKFVVGDLDLTYHVPGMKEYIHNGGFKKEVPNLEEVVVMEGAAHFINQEKPDEINAHIYDFIQKF, from the exons atggagaaaatagagCACAAAAATGTATCCGTTAATGGAATAAAAATGCATGTAGCAGAAATTGGTGAAGGTCCAGCAGTTCTATTTGTACATGGCTTCCCTGAGTTATGGTATTCATGGCGTCACCAAATGTTGTACCTTTCTAACAAAGGTTACAGAGCTATTGCTCCTGATCTTCGTGGTTACGGAGACACTGAAATTCCATCGGAAATCAGTAGTTATACTGCTTTTCATATTGTTGGTGACTTGGTTGCTCTGTTAGATGTTTTGGATCTAGACAAAGTTTTCTTAGTAGGACATGATTGGGGTGCTCTAGTTGCTTGGTATTTCTGTTTGTTTCGTCCTGATCGAATTAAGGCTTTGGTTAATCTGAGTTGTGAGTTTCGTCCAAGAAATCCTTTAAGAAAACCAGTGGATAGCTTGAGGGAGTTGCTTGGTGATGACTATTATATGTGTAGATTTCAG AAACCAGGGGAAGTGGAAGAGGAGTTTGCTTCAATTGATACTGCAAAACTCATAATAGGATTTCTTTCTTCACGTGATACACGCCCACCTTGCATTCCCAAAGAGATAGGCTTTCATCAAGCCTTTGCACATTCACCAGCAACATTACCCTCATGGCTAACACAGGAAGATGTGAATTATTATGCTCAGAAATTAAACAAAACAGGCTTCACTGGAGGATTGAACTACTACAGAAATCTGGACAA AAATTGGGAGCTCACAGCCCCATTTAGTGGATGCAAAATTCAAGTTCCAACTAAGTTTGTGGTGGGCGATCTAGACCTGACATATCATGTTCCTGGAATGAAGGAGTATATTCACAATGGTGGTTTCAAGAAAGAAGTTCCAAATTTAGAGGAGGTTGTTGTAATGGAGGGAGCAGCTCACTTCATCAACCAAGAAAAGCCTGATGAAATAAATGCCCacatttatgattttattcagaAGTTTTAA